The following are encoded in a window of Carya illinoinensis cultivar Pawnee chromosome 15, C.illinoinensisPawnee_v1, whole genome shotgun sequence genomic DNA:
- the LOC122296390 gene encoding glycine-rich RNA-binding protein RZ1C-like — MLESELGSFAAVSWQRFKKEFNDRFFPAFVRRQKEREFTSLVQGSMTVEQYARRFIELGRFATHLIAMEEMQAEYFQDGLRPDIRRMVVCHRITTFHDLVDLATLAEREINLSMSSPLGQKKRSFTDKGSSSGSPQKFVQRTGTRPQAASGVRIGGRVPVYGSCNRAHIGECHSGGARCYNCGQQGHFARECPRPIQGSRGGRRGGRSNQRQTMQARVYAVTPGDAHDEVPATHDAGVITDFDADVEEEKEVEPEF; from the exons atgttagagtcagaattggggtcctTTGCTGCTGTGTcatggcagcgcttcaagaaagaatttaatgatcgtttTTTTCCGGCTTTTGTGAGAAGACAAAAAGAAAGGGAATttacaagcttggtccaaggaagTATGACCGTAGAACAGtatgcccgaagatttatagagcttgggcgatttgctaccCATCTCATCGCcatggaggagatgcaggccgagtaTTTTCAGGATGGTTTACGACCTGATATACGTAGAATGGTAGTCTGCCACCGGATTACCACTTTTCACGATTTAGTtgacttggccactcttgcagagcgagagatTAATTTGAGTATGAGTTCCCCTCTAGGACAAAAGAAACGGAGTTTTACTGACAAAGGAAGTAGTTctggttcgcctcagaagtttgttcagcggaccgggactcgaccacaagcagcctcaggtgtacgtataggaggacgggtgccagtttACGGaagttgtaatagagcccatatTGGTGAGTGCCATtcgggtggggctcgatgctataattgtggtcAGCAGggacactttgctcgtgagtgtcctaggccaattcaaggaagccgtggaggtcgACGTGGTGGAAGATCTAATCAGAGGCAAACAATGCAAGCTCGGGtatatgctgttacacccggagATGCTCACGATGAGgtaccagcgacccatgatgctggagtgattacag attttgatgcagatgtggaggaagagaaggaggttgagcccgagttTTGA